GTTACTCCGGCCCCGATTACGTGACGGTGGACTGATTTCCATGGCATCCGCATTCGATTACGCACCGGCTCCGGAGTCCCGCTCCGTCGTCGACATCGCCCCCTCGTACGGCCTGTTCATCGACGGCGAGTTCACCGAGGCCGCCGACGGCAAGGTCTTCAAGACCGTCAGCCCGTCCACCGAGGAGGTGCTCTCCGAGGTCGCGCAGGCCGGCGCCGAGGACGTGGACCGCGCGGTGAAGGCGGCCCGCAGGGCGTTCGAGAAGTGGTCGGCGCTGCCCGGCTCCGAGCGCGCCAAGTACCTCTTCCGGATCGCCCGGATCATCCAGGAGCGCTCGCGCGAGCTGGCCGTCCTGGAGACCCTGGACAACGGCAAGCCGATCAGGGAGACCCGCGACGCGGACCTCCCGCTGGTCGCCGCGCACTTCTTCTACTACGCCGGCTGGGCCGACAAGCTCGACCACGCGGGGTTCGGCCGGAGGACGGCAGAGGGAATCGCCGGCGCGAACCCCCGCCCGCTCGGGGTGGCCGGCCAGATCATCCCGTGGAACTTCCCGCTGCTGATGCTCGCCTGGAAGATCGCCCCGGCGCTCGCCACCGGCAACACCGTGGTGCTGAAGCCCGCGGAGACGACACCGCTGTCCGCCCTGTTCTTCGCCGACATCTGCCGGCAGGCGGGCCTGCCCAAGGGCGTCGTCAACATCCTCACGGGGTACGGCGACGCGGGCGAGGCGCTCGTCTCGCACCCCGACGTGAACAAGGTCGCCTTCACCGGCTCGACCGCCGTGGGCAAGGCCATCGCCCGGCAGATCGCCGGCACGGACAAGAAGGCCACTCTCGAACTGGGCGGCAAGGGCGCGAACATCGTCTTCGACGACGCGCCGGTCGACCAGGCCGTCGAGGGCATCGTCACCGGCATCTTCTTCAACCAGGGCCAGGTCTGCTGCGCGGGTTCGCGGCTCCTCGTGCAGGAGTCCGTGCACGACGAGGTGCTGCACGCCCTCAAGCGCAGGCTGTCCACGCTCCGGCTCGGCGACCCGCTGGACAAGAACACCGACATCGGCGCGATCAACTCCGCGGAACAACTCTCCCGGATCACCGCACTCGTCGAGACGGGCGAGGCCGAGGGCGCCGAGCGGTGGTCCGCTCCGTGCGAACTGCCGTCCGCCGGTTACTGGTTCCCGCCGACCCTGTTCACCGGGGTCAGCCAGGCGCACACCGTCGCCCGCGACGAGATCTTCGGCCCGGTGCTGTCGGTCCTGACGTTCCGCACGCCGGACGAGGCCGTCGCCAAGGCCAACAACACCCAGTACGGCCTCTCCGCGGGCATCTGGACGGAGAAGGGCTCCCGCATCCTCGCGGTGGCGAACAAGCTCCGCGCCGGTGTCGTGTGGGCCAACACGTTCAACAAGTTCGACCCGACCTCGCCGTTCGGCGGATACAAGGAGTCGGGCTTCGGCCGCGAGGGCGGCCGTCACGGTCTGGAGGCCTACCTCGATGTCTGACGGGCGACTGAGCGTCTTCAAGACCTACAAGCTGTACGTCGGGGGCAAGTTCCCCCGCTCCGAGAGCGGCCGGGTGTACGAGGTGAACGACTCGAAGGGAAAGTGGCTGGCGAACGCCCCGCAGTCGTCCCGCAAGGACGCGCGTGACGCGGTCGTGGC
The DNA window shown above is from Streptomyces sp. Alt3 and carries:
- a CDS encoding aldehyde dehydrogenase family protein translates to MASAFDYAPAPESRSVVDIAPSYGLFIDGEFTEAADGKVFKTVSPSTEEVLSEVAQAGAEDVDRAVKAARRAFEKWSALPGSERAKYLFRIARIIQERSRELAVLETLDNGKPIRETRDADLPLVAAHFFYYAGWADKLDHAGFGRRTAEGIAGANPRPLGVAGQIIPWNFPLLMLAWKIAPALATGNTVVLKPAETTPLSALFFADICRQAGLPKGVVNILTGYGDAGEALVSHPDVNKVAFTGSTAVGKAIARQIAGTDKKATLELGGKGANIVFDDAPVDQAVEGIVTGIFFNQGQVCCAGSRLLVQESVHDEVLHALKRRLSTLRLGDPLDKNTDIGAINSAEQLSRITALVETGEAEGAERWSAPCELPSAGYWFPPTLFTGVSQAHTVARDEIFGPVLSVLTFRTPDEAVAKANNTQYGLSAGIWTEKGSRILAVANKLRAGVVWANTFNKFDPTSPFGGYKESGFGREGGRHGLEAYLDV